A single genomic interval of Megalobrama amblycephala isolate DHTTF-2021 linkage group LG17, ASM1881202v1, whole genome shotgun sequence harbors:
- the viml gene encoding vimentin like, with protein sequence MSTSSYRKRFGDVSRSSGFSSRQTSSLMRSQVSFGVSSAPVIYASKSSKLRSSAAMPRLSSETVDFNLSDALNKEFKVNRLNEKAQMQSLNDRFASYIEKVRFLEQQNKILCAELEQLRGQRSSSIADLYEEEMRDLRRQVDQLTTEKAHVEVARDNMAEDIERLREKLQNEILQREDAENSMRSFRQDVDSAALARVDLERKVESLQDEIAFLKKLHDEELAELQAQIQGQQVQVDMDIAKPDLTAALRDVRLQYENLASKNIQESEDWYKSKFADLTEAANKNNEALRLAKQEANEYRRQVQALTCEVEALKGTNESLERQMREMEENFGMESSSFQDNISRLEEDIRNMKDEMSRHLREYQDLLNVKMALDIEIATYRKLLEGEESRITTPLPNFPSFSLREAMLESKPVTENIITKKVLIKTIETRDGQVINESTQNHDDLE encoded by the exons ATGTCAACCTCCTCGTACAGAAAGCGATTTGGAGATGTGAGCCGGAGCAGCGGGTTCTCCAGCCGCCAGACGTCCAGTCTCATGCGCTCACAGGTGTCTTTCGGCGTCTCCTCGGCTCCGGTTATTTACGCGTCGAAGAGCTCCAAACTCCGAAGTAGCGCGGCGATGCCACGACTGAGCTCTGAGACTGTTGATTTTAATCTCTCGGATGCCTTAAATAAGGAATTCAAGGTGAATCGTCTCAATGAAAAGGCGCAGATGCAGTCACTAAACGACCGCTTCGCCAGTTACATCGAGAAGGTGCGTTTCCTGGAGCAGCAGAACAAGATCCTGTGCGCGGAGCTGGAGCAGCTGCGGGGTCAGAGATCTTCCAGCATCGCTGATCTCTATGAGGAGGAGATGCGAGACTTGAGGCGACAGGTGGACCAGCTCACCACGGAGAAAGCACACGTGGAAGTGGCGCGAGACAACATGGCAGAAGATATAGAGCGACTCAGAGAGAA ACTGCAGAATGAGATTCTGCAGCGAGAAGATGCAGAGAACAGCATGAGGAGTTTCAGACAG GATGTGGACAGCGCTGCTCTTGCTCGAGTGGATCTGGAGAGGAAGGTGGAGTCTCTCCAGGATGAAATTGCCTTCCTGAAAAAGCTCCACGATGAG GAGCTGGCTGAGCTGCAGGCACAGATCCAGGGCCAGCAGGTGCAGGTGGATATGGACATTGCTAAACCTGATCTGACAGCTGCTCTGAGAGACGTCAGACTGCAGTATGAGAACCTGGCATCCAAAAACATCCAGGAGTCAGAGGATTGGTACAAATCCAAG TTTGCTGACCTGACTGAAGCGGCTAACAAGAATAATGAAGCTCTACGATTGGCCAAGCAGGAGGCCAATGAATACCGCCGACAGGTGCAGGCGCTCACCTGCGAGGTGGAAGCACTCAAGGGAACA AATGAATCTCTGGAGCGTCAGATGAGGGAGATGGAGGAGAACTTTGGAATGGAGTCTTCTAGTTTCCAGGATAACATCTCTCGGCTGGAGGAGGACATACGGAACATGAAGGACGAGATGTCAAGACACCTGCGTGAGTATCAGGATTTGCTCAATGTCAAGATGGCCCTGGACATCGAGATCGCCACCTACAGGAAACTTCTAGAGGGGGAGGAGAGCAG AATTACAACCCCTCTTCCAAATTTCCCCTCCTTCAGTCTGAGAG AAGCGATGCTCGAGTCCAAGCCTGTTACTGAAAATATAATTACTAAGAAAGTTCTTATTAAGACCATTGAGACCAGAGATGGCCAG GTGATCAATGAGTCCACTCAGAACCACGATGATCTGGAGTGA